A single genomic interval of Arthrobacter globiformis harbors:
- a CDS encoding magnesium transporter MgtE N-terminal domain-containing protein, which yields MSTNPTRVFVARLLGLDVFDPLGDRLGRLRDVVVLSRGTRGAPHVVGIVVEVPGKKRVFVPMTRITSIDQTQVICTGLVNLRRFEQRGAETLVVAEMFDRRVTLTDGSGDATIEDIAMDQHRSGDWFVSKLFVRRGHSLAPLSRLRRNETMIIDWADAHQGAKTEPQAATQFVANHEDLKPADFAEALQEMSDKRRFEVASELQDERLADVLQELPEDDQVEILSALDVQRAADVLEEMDPDDAADLLGELPSAQAEELLQLMEPEGAEDVRRLLEYDEDTAGGLMTPVPVILPPEATVAEALAHVRREELSPALASSIFIARPPLETPTGRFLGVVHIQQLLRFPPFESLGNLVDKNLEPLSDLAHISEVARTLATYNLNSLPVVNQAGRLVGAVTVDDVLDHLLPDDWRANDGEAPVRKLGGRIG from the coding sequence GTGAGCACGAATCCTACCCGCGTCTTTGTCGCGCGCCTCTTGGGACTGGACGTCTTCGACCCGTTGGGCGACCGTCTGGGGCGGCTGCGTGACGTCGTCGTGCTCTCCCGCGGAACCCGGGGCGCCCCGCACGTGGTGGGCATCGTCGTCGAAGTTCCCGGCAAGAAGCGCGTCTTCGTCCCCATGACCCGCATCACCTCCATCGACCAGACGCAGGTCATCTGCACCGGGCTGGTCAACCTCCGGCGCTTCGAACAGCGCGGCGCCGAAACCCTGGTGGTGGCCGAAATGTTCGACCGCCGGGTCACCCTGACGGATGGCAGCGGCGATGCCACCATCGAGGACATCGCCATGGACCAGCACCGCTCGGGCGACTGGTTCGTGAGCAAGCTGTTCGTCCGGCGCGGACATTCCCTGGCGCCCCTGAGCAGGCTGCGCCGCAACGAGACCATGATCATCGACTGGGCCGACGCGCACCAGGGAGCCAAAACAGAACCGCAGGCCGCCACGCAGTTCGTGGCCAACCACGAGGACCTCAAGCCCGCGGACTTCGCCGAGGCGCTGCAGGAGATGAGCGACAAGCGGCGCTTCGAGGTAGCAAGCGAACTGCAGGACGAGCGGCTCGCGGACGTTCTGCAGGAGCTGCCAGAGGACGACCAGGTGGAAATCCTCTCCGCCCTCGACGTCCAGCGTGCCGCTGACGTCCTGGAGGAGATGGACCCCGATGATGCCGCCGACCTCCTCGGCGAGCTCCCGTCCGCCCAGGCGGAGGAACTCCTTCAGCTGATGGAGCCCGAAGGCGCAGAGGACGTCCGGCGCCTCCTCGAATACGACGAGGACACCGCCGGCGGCCTCATGACCCCTGTCCCCGTCATCCTGCCGCCCGAAGCCACGGTGGCGGAGGCCCTCGCCCACGTCCGGCGCGAGGAACTCTCCCCTGCCCTCGCCTCGTCCATCTTCATCGCCCGTCCTCCGCTGGAAACCCCCACCGGCCGGTTCCTCGGCGTGGTGCACATCCAGCAGCTGCTGCGCTTCCCGCCCTTCGAGTCGCTGGGCAACCTCGTGGACAAGAACCTGGAGCCGCTCTCGGACCTGGCCCACATCAGCGAAGTCGCGCGCACCCTCGCCACGTACAACCTGAACTCCCTGCCGGTGGTCAACCAGGCAGGCCGGCTGGTTGGCGCAGTGACAGTGGACGACGTCCTGGACCATCTGCTGCCCGATGACTGGCGGGCAAACGACGGCGAGGCCCCGGTTAGGAAGCTTGGTGGCCGCATTGGCTGA
- a CDS encoding DUF1003 domain-containing protein has protein sequence MAALAENTAKATRPSGKPAAQGSLDTPLSGRQRMLPKFSPNPDAFGHATEGFARFMGTPQFLLYMTVFCVFWLAWNTFAPTAWQFDKVELGFTLLTLMLSLQASYAAPLLLLAQNRQDDRDRVSLQQDRQRAERNLSDTEYLTRELASLRIALREVATRDYVRAELRSLLEDLLEAQEELRTHEPSGPGSHESPRELVREKLKEKREKQRNPRTQQIPKVKSEKTRQGRAAHRPTSPES, from the coding sequence GTGGCCGCATTGGCTGAAAACACGGCAAAGGCAACGCGACCGAGCGGAAAGCCGGCAGCCCAGGGAAGCCTGGACACGCCGCTGAGCGGCCGCCAGCGCATGCTCCCCAAGTTCTCGCCGAACCCTGATGCGTTCGGCCACGCGACGGAGGGCTTCGCCCGCTTCATGGGCACGCCGCAGTTCCTGCTCTACATGACCGTGTTCTGTGTATTCTGGCTGGCCTGGAATACCTTCGCGCCCACGGCTTGGCAGTTCGACAAGGTTGAGCTCGGGTTTACGCTCCTGACGCTGATGCTGTCCCTGCAGGCCTCCTACGCGGCGCCGCTGCTGCTCCTCGCGCAGAACCGGCAGGACGACCGCGACCGCGTGTCGCTGCAGCAGGACCGCCAGCGGGCGGAGCGGAACCTGTCGGACACCGAATACCTCACGCGGGAACTGGCCTCGCTGCGGATCGCGCTGCGTGAAGTGGCCACCCGCGACTACGTCCGGGCGGAACTGCGCAGCCTCCTGGAGGACCTGCTCGAGGCCCAGGAGGAGCTCCGCACGCACGAACCTTCCGGCCCCGGAAGCCATGAATCGCCGCGCGAACTGGTCCGGGAAAAGCTGAAGGAGAAGCGGGAGAAGCAACGCAATCCCCGCACGCAGCAGATCCCCAAGGTCAAGTCCGAAAAAACGCGGCAGGGCCGGGCAGCCCACCGACCCACCTCTCCCGAAAGCTGA